AAGCTCCCCAAAGAGCAGATCGAAGTCTTTTGTGGGGGTACAGTAGCCCAAATTGATGACTTCAATACCCTGACGATTTACGGAGATAAAGTCAAAAAGATCAAATTCAAAGGACAGGATAAAGGCCACCAGTCAGAAATAAAAACTTTTTTTGACAGCATCACCAAAGGAACTCCCTGTCCCATACCATTCAATGAAAGTTATCTGAGTACCATGGCCACTTTTAAGGTCTTACAAAGCATCAGGGAGAACAGGAAAATAATAATTTCCGTTAAACTCTGAGGAGCGCAGCGACGTAGGAGTCTCCCATGACCAGCGTTTAACTCAGAGCGACGAAGGAGCGTAGGAGTCTCAAACGAGCAATTATCCTGAATATAAACTTTAATACCCGTATGTACCAAACAATAGATTCCTACGGCACGCTCGACCACAAGCTTCCCGAGGGTGCCTCTGAATTAAACGTGTTTCTTTATCCGTTTAACTCAGAGCGACGAAGGAGCGTAGGAGTCTCTTCTAATATTTGAAACTACAGATTGGAAAGAGGCGGATATGCATACATTATGACAAACAGGTCTAACAGTGTTTTGTACACTGGTTCAACTTCTGATCTTTATAATAGGGTTCAAGAACATGTAAGTAAAATATATCCTAAGTCCTTTACTGCAAGATACAATATCAATAAGCTAGTCTATTTTGAAATCTTTGAATTTGTTGATGAGGCTATTGCAAGAGAAGGACAAATTAAGAAAATGTCAAGAAGTAAAAAGATAGAACTCATTGAAAGAAATAATCCCAATTGGTCAGACTTAGAAAATGAACTCGATTAAACAAAATCGGGGATTGTTACGGTCACTTCGTTCCCTCACAATTAAACGGGGTTTTCTAATTATATGATCCAACAATCATTCAACAAACTGGAAGCCTACATCCGCAGGGAGAATTATAAAGGCTACGATCCCTACGACACCCTCAACTCGTGGAAACCTTTTCATTGGTTCGGGAAATGGGGACCGGTTTTGGCCATCCAGTTCCAGAATAGGAATCCTGTGAATGTGCGTCCCCTCATTGGCATTAAAAAGGAGATCAACCCCAAAGCCTACGGCTTATTCCTGCAAGCCTATGCCATGCTGTATAAGAAAACCAATGACCCGGCATACCTGGATCAGGCAGCCTATTTTTTCAACTGGCTTAAAGACAACTACTCCAAAGGCTACTGTGGCAAGGGTTGGGGATACAACTTCCCCTGGGCCAGCCGGGAGAAATACCTCGATAAATATGTCCCTTCATCTGTAGTTACCGGCTTTGTTGCCAGGGGGCTGTATGAATATTACCAGCTTACAAAAAGTGATGAGGTTTTTGAACTGCTCAATGAAGCTGGCAATTATGTTTTGACAGAATTGCCCGTTACCAGCTTCGATGAAGGGGTATGTTTCAGTTATACACCCATTGCCACCGACCTGTGTTACAATGCCAGCCTGTTGGCTGCGGAAACCCTGGCACGAGTTCATGCCATCAAACCCGATAAGGAATTAAAGAATATCGCCATAGAGGCAGTCAACTGGGTCATCTCA
The Bacteroides sp. genome window above contains:
- a CDS encoding GIY-YIG nuclease family protein; translated protein: MERGGYAYIMTNRSNSVLYTGSTSDLYNRVQEHVSKIYPKSFTARYNINKLVYFEIFEFVDEAIAREGQIKKMSRSKKIELIERNNPNWSDLENELD